Proteins encoded together in one Amblyomma americanum isolate KBUSLIRL-KWMA chromosome 1, ASM5285725v1, whole genome shotgun sequence window:
- the LOC144115896 gene encoding uncharacterized protein LOC144115896 → MPKDSSPTSAALPPTVVCAGALRQRDPAVFSGTGDHDVEDWLSLYERVSIHNKWDDARKLNNVIFYLTDVANLWYRNLEADITLWSAFKQNFAGVFGLPAVRKLRAEQRLRARAQLPGENFTSYIEDVVYLCRRVDSSMPERAKIDHILKGIDDDAFQMLLAKNPATVVDVLAQCQSYDELRKRHLLTRSPLSNSEPMGALTSDCDHSPLLPQIKEFIREEVARQLSLVNPSPDASSPLMPSLQRVIREQVAEALPTLPEVRSVPPLSYAEAAAHYNPSTPVAAPLTYAAVAAQPHPVAFSPSPPVLRPAPVPPAAPLHPPSSPHYNPWCTPDNRPICFSCGFPGHVARHCRRRMVAPPAFAPSAGLPQLLRAAPPPEAYASDQRPYRTRRSPSPRHRSLSPIRRRPTPAYEGN, encoded by the coding sequence ATGCCCAAAGATTCCAGCCCCACTTCTGCCGCCCTGCCGCCGACCGTCGTCTGCGCTGGAGCTTTGCGACAGCGCGATCCTGCTGTATTCAGTGGAACCGGGGaccatgacgtcgaggactggttaaGCTTGTACGAGCGGGTAAGCATCCATAATAAATGGGACGATGCCCGCAAACTGAACAACGTCATCTTCTATCTTACGGACGTTGCTAATCTGTGGTACCGCAACCTCGAGGCTGACATCACATTATGGTCCGCCTTCAAGCAGAATTTCGCCGGCGTCTTCGGCCTGCCCGCGGTGCGCAAGTtgcgcgccgagcaacgcctacgtgctcgggctcagctgcctggtgaaaatttcaccagctacattgaggaTGTGGTTTACCTGTGTAGGCGTGTGGATTCTTCGATGCCGGAGCGCGCCAAGATCGATCACATCCTGAAGGGCATCGACGACGACGCGTTTCAGATGCTTCTGGCCAAAAATCCAGCAACCGTCGTCGACGTCCTTGCCCAATGCCAAAGctacgacgaactacgcaagcgccATCTTCTCACTCGCTCTCCACTCTCGAACTCGGAGCCTATGGGGGCTTTGACGTCTGACTGCGACCACTCGCCACTGTTGCCCCAGATAAAGGAGTTTATTCGCGAAGAAGTTGctcgtcagctctctctcgtcaaCCCGAGTCCTGACGCTTCCTCTCCTCTTATGCCTTCGCTTCAGCGCGTCATCCGAGAACAAGTCGCCGAGGCTCTTCCTACCCTGCCTGAAGTTCGTTCCGTCCCTCCTTTGTCATACGCTGAAGCCGCGGCCCATTATAACCCCTCCACTCCTGTGGCGGCGCCCTTGACGTACGCCGCCGTGGCTGCGCAGCCTCACCCTGTGGCGTTTTCACCCAGTCCGCCTGTCCTGCGTCCGGCACCGGTCCCACCAGCGGCACCGCTTCATCCTCCCTCTTCGCCACATTACAACCCTTGGTGCACACCGGACAATCGGCCTATATGCTTTTCGTGCGGTTTCCCCGGCCACGTGGCCCGCCACTGTCGTCGCCGCATGGTCGCTCCTCCAGCGTTTGCGCCTTCTGCCGGCTTACCCCAGCTGCTTCGGGCTGCTCCACCTCCGGAAGCGTACGCCAGCGACCAGCGTCCGTATAGGACCCGTCGATCCCCGTCCCCACGTCACCGTTCACTGTCACCTATACGCCGTCGCCCTACGCCCGCTTACGAGGGAAACTAA